The Leptospira sp. WS39.C2 genome contains a region encoding:
- the xseA gene encoding exodeoxyribonuclease VII large subunit, whose translation METVDSSLSVSEVNRRIKAKLQDSPEFKNFWVRGEISNFSQTNSSGHMYFSLKDTTSVIKCAFFSFQSKNYKGTPLRNGMEILVYGSVSVYEPGGYYSLTVQKIEELGEGDILLKIEKLKKSLAERGIFDASHKRPLPKFPKRLGIVTSPKGAAVEDIIRIATDLNPSIQILVSPCLVQGDGAENSIIEAIKEINDPKWEVDVIIAGRGGGSFEDLMAFNQESVVLAYYQSRIPIISAVGHEIDRVLTDLSADATTPTPTAAAKLAIPNVSDTLIRLDEMEDRLRSALTGVIRIGKEKWSGVTTRVVFQNPKSILEPRQNHFDELMRKISLLGKNYLFKKQSEFQKFDTLTSNWKSYLERIQNKFKLAEQRLDHFSPLGTLKRGYSVLRNANKQVISSIQQIKENESLEVFLFDGKLQVEVKEKH comes from the coding sequence ATGGAAACAGTGGATTCCTCGCTTTCTGTCAGTGAAGTCAATCGTCGTATCAAGGCGAAACTACAAGATTCACCTGAATTTAAAAATTTCTGGGTGAGAGGCGAAATTTCTAATTTTAGCCAAACGAATAGTTCAGGTCACATGTATTTTTCTTTAAAAGATACAACTAGTGTGATCAAATGTGCGTTTTTTTCGTTCCAATCCAAAAACTATAAAGGCACTCCTTTACGAAACGGAATGGAAATCCTCGTGTATGGTTCTGTCTCCGTTTATGAACCAGGGGGTTATTATAGCCTCACTGTCCAAAAAATAGAAGAACTCGGTGAAGGTGATATCCTTCTCAAAATTGAAAAATTAAAGAAATCTTTAGCGGAAAGAGGAATTTTTGATGCCTCCCATAAACGTCCGTTACCTAAATTCCCCAAACGACTTGGGATTGTAACTTCACCTAAAGGTGCTGCCGTTGAAGACATCATCCGCATAGCAACTGACCTCAATCCTTCCATCCAGATTTTAGTTTCCCCTTGTTTAGTGCAAGGTGACGGAGCGGAAAATTCTATCATAGAAGCGATCAAAGAAATCAATGACCCTAAATGGGAAGTAGATGTGATTATCGCGGGGCGTGGTGGTGGTTCGTTTGAGGATTTAATGGCATTTAACCAAGAATCGGTGGTTTTGGCTTATTACCAATCACGGATTCCCATCATTTCTGCTGTTGGTCATGAAATAGACCGAGTTCTCACCGACTTATCTGCGGATGCTACAACACCAACGCCAACAGCGGCGGCTAAATTAGCAATCCCTAACGTATCGGATACACTCATTCGATTGGATGAGATGGAAGATAGATTAAGATCTGCCCTCACAGGTGTGATTCGGATTGGAAAGGAAAAATGGTCGGGTGTCACCACACGAGTTGTGTTTCAAAATCCCAAATCAATTCTTGAACCAAGACAAAATCATTTTGATGAATTGATGCGAAAAATTTCCTTACTTGGAAAAAACTACCTGTTCAAAAAACAAAGTGAGTTTCAGAAATTTGATACCTTAACTTCAAATTGGAAATCGTATTTAGAAAGAATCCAAAATAAATTCAAACTCGCAGAACAACGATTAGACCATTTTTCACCACTCGGAACACTCAAACGTGGTTATTCTGTTTT
- a CDS encoding DedA family protein, whose translation MQEILGLPPILLWGFFCFSNFLENVFPPWPGDTITVFSGFISSSPNSPLSFLSVVLATFVGNLLGALVMYYFGERFLIFLKQTKIPLLSSFYHEENLRKTLVWFRRYEIVVVLVSRFSAGIRFFVSIVAGMSKMNIIKFVILYSIAISLWCGILLFGGSFLGNNWNQIIVILSYYNRTIGILVFLIFAYLLYQMFKKRNTKLT comes from the coding sequence ATGCAGGAAATTCTTGGTTTACCACCGATTCTCCTTTGGGGTTTTTTCTGTTTTTCCAATTTTTTAGAGAATGTTTTCCCACCCTGGCCAGGAGATACAATCACAGTTTTTTCTGGATTCATCTCTTCTTCTCCGAACTCACCACTTTCTTTTCTTTCCGTAGTCCTTGCTACTTTTGTGGGGAATTTACTCGGTGCATTGGTGATGTATTATTTTGGAGAAAGATTTTTGATTTTCTTAAAACAAACCAAAATTCCTTTACTTTCTTCCTTCTACCATGAAGAAAACTTAAGAAAGACCTTAGTTTGGTTTCGACGCTACGAAATTGTAGTGGTTTTGGTGTCTCGATTTTCTGCAGGGATTCGTTTTTTTGTTTCGATTGTCGCAGGAATGTCTAAAATGAACATCATTAAATTTGTGATCCTCTATTCCATTGCGATATCATTATGGTGTGGGATCCTTCTTTTCGGTGGTTCCTTTCTTGGAAATAATTGGAACCAAATCATTGTTATACTATCATACTACAACCGGACCATTGGTATTCTTGTTTTTCTAATTTTTGCTTATCTGCTCTACCAAATGTTCAAGAAACGAAATACAAAGTTGACATGA
- a CDS encoding AI-2E family transporter, which translates to MNWIKNKNETIVYILLAGIFLATCFTLFFVFKPFLWSSFLALLFYLTTRKLHKRLKNVLGVKFHGLSPYIMVILMLACVFIPSYLIVSTLIRESLNLVSYVRNQLTEESIVSLLLNSPMLTDFFTENEFFWIKLPIMYREYVGQHMDILNLDSIYSLLKNSSGFLLGSFEVPGAIIFNGFFTFILLFFLYKEGSRMEHAIFLLLPFPTEIEERLGRRIEEAIRTVMMGNLFISLLQGALIYFLLLFTSVSNKFLLSSIATIFSLIPVVGTSVVWFPIGLYIGLVQENWTASVLFMIAGGASYLILENFVKPKILDKKLKTHPFLIFLSLIGGLQEFGVAGIIIGPMALTLVIILWDFWKIFRETRFQTT; encoded by the coding sequence ATGAATTGGATCAAAAACAAAAACGAAACGATCGTATACATTCTGTTAGCAGGTATATTCCTTGCTACATGTTTTACTTTATTTTTTGTATTTAAACCGTTTTTATGGTCTAGTTTTTTAGCCTTATTATTTTATTTAACCACTAGAAAATTGCATAAAAGATTAAAGAATGTATTGGGAGTCAAATTCCATGGCCTTTCCCCTTACATCATGGTCATCTTAATGCTTGCTTGTGTGTTTATCCCTTCTTATTTAATTGTATCTACATTAATTAGAGAATCCTTAAACCTAGTAAGTTATGTACGAAACCAACTTACAGAAGAATCGATTGTATCTCTTTTACTAAACAGTCCAATGCTTACAGATTTTTTTACTGAAAATGAATTTTTCTGGATCAAACTCCCAATCATGTACCGGGAGTATGTTGGCCAACACATGGACATCCTCAATTTAGATTCTATTTATAGTTTATTAAAAAATTCTTCTGGTTTTTTACTTGGATCCTTTGAAGTACCTGGAGCCATCATCTTCAATGGATTTTTTACATTCATCCTTCTATTTTTCCTCTACAAAGAAGGAAGCAGAATGGAACATGCAATATTTTTACTATTACCTTTTCCAACGGAAATCGAAGAACGATTGGGACGTAGGATCGAAGAAGCTATACGGACAGTGATGATGGGGAATCTGTTCATTTCCCTACTCCAAGGAGCTTTGATTTATTTTTTATTATTATTCACATCTGTATCTAATAAGTTTTTACTCTCAAGCATTGCGACAATCTTTTCTCTCATTCCCGTTGTTGGAACATCAGTTGTTTGGTTTCCAATTGGATTGTACATTGGTCTTGTCCAAGAAAATTGGACAGCCAGTGTTTTATTTATGATTGCTGGAGGGGCAAGTTACCTCATCCTCGAAAACTTCGTGAAACCAAAAATTTTAGACAAAAAACTAAAAACACATCCATTTTTAATTTTCCTTTCACTCATTGGCGGATTACAAGAGTTTGGTGTTGCAGGTATCATCATTGGGCCAATGGCTTTGACCCTTGTCATTATTTTATGGGATTTTTGGAAAATCTTCCGAGAAACTCGATTCCAAACTACATAA